The Bdellovibrio sp. NC01 genome includes the window AACGAGCTTTGTCGATACGATAAAGTTTTTGCCAGATCAATGAATGCTCATCCGCCGCAATACCCGGGCCCGAATCTGTCACGCGCAAAATCACATTTTCAGTTTGATTGATTGTTTCAATCGTCACGGTACCACCTGGTGGCGTGTACTTGTGCGCATTATCCAACAGATTCGCGATCACACGAGAAATCAGACGTGAATCCACCATCGCCCAATCGTGCTTATCAAGTTTTTGCACGACCTGAATTTCTTTTTCTTCGAAAGCCATTTCGTACAAATTCATCATATCTGTGACTAAATCACTGATGAATTTCTTTTCCAGACGAAGTCTGCGCGAACGATTTTCCGCCTCTGTAATATCAGACAGTACTTGAAGAAAGTTTAAAATCTTATCTGAGTTTTCAAAGCAGCTTTGTAAAGCTTCACGGTAAGACTCAACGTCGCCTTCACTTTGCAGTGCGATTTCCGCACGACCACGCAAACGAGTTACCGGCGTACGAATATCATGGGCCAAGTGATCGAAGGCTTCGCGCAGTCCATTCACCAGATTTTCGATTTTATCGAGCATCTTATTAAAAAGGACTTTCAATTCTTCGAGTTCATCTTCGCTGTTACCAACCGGAACGCGAGTGGCAAAATTACCAGAGTCGATCTTCTTCATCGAGTTGATGACTTCACGTACAGGACTTAGAGTTGAATTCGATAAGAATAGACCACCCAAGAAACCGATAAGGGCCACAGGCAGTAACGACCACCAGAAGATCTTTTGCAGATTGCGCAACTGAGCGCCCAAGCCTTCTGTACTTTTTGCGACGACCAAACGGCTGCCGTCTTTTAAGCTACGACCCAAAACCAAAACGGCTTCGTTGCCGAACTTTTCAGGCAAAGAGAAATCAAAATAGCGCTGTTTCTGATTCGCCAATTCCTTATTCAAAAGATCCATGTCGACTTTGAAGCTTGGGAATGGCTCATGGAAGAAGATCATCTCCCCTTTTGCAGAGAAGACACCGATCAGCAAGCTCGCATCGCGATCGTAGTTCGGGACATACATAAAGTATTCATTGAAGTCCTTGAGACCACGAATTTCGATGCGATTGCTATATTCTTCGAGTTTGCTTTGAAGAATCACACGCTCTTGATCTTGAAGAGCGTGTGTAATTTGAAAATAGAGGTAGCTGAAAATCAGCGTCGAGCTGAGGATCAACACCAAGGAGTACGCGAACGTCAGCTTGGTGCTGATACGGAACAGAGTCGGCTTAAGACGACTTAAGAACATAACCTACACCTCTGACTGTATAGATTAGGCGTGTAGGGAAATCTTTCTCTAACTTGTTTCTCAAACGGCATACAAGTACGTCTACCACGTTTGTCTGTGGATCGAAATCATAATTCCAAACTTCTTTAAGAATAGTTTGTTTACCGATGATTTTATTTGGGTTGCTCATGAAAAGATCTAGAAGAACGAATTCACGTTCTTGAAGGTCCAATTTTCTGCCTGCGCGAACCACATCACGATTCAAGCGGTTCAATTTCAAATCTTGGAAAACCAATTGCGTTACTTCAGAAGCTTTTTGTGCACGCTTCAAAAGATTTTTTACGCGGATTTGAAGTTCAGCCATCGCGAATGGTTTAGTAAGGTAGTCATCACCACCCATGCTCAAACCTTTCAAGCGATCGTCAAGTTCACGAAGTGCACTCAAGATTAGGATTGGTGTGTTCACTTCTTTTTCACGAAGAGATTTAGCAAACGTGTAACCGTCCATTTCTGGAAGCATCAAATCCAAAACGATAATGTCGTAATGGTTTGTTAGCGCTCTTTCGAAAGCACGGCGGCCGTTAGATTCCACTTCGACTTCGCCTTCAAGCTCTCCAAGACCTTGTTTTACGATCGTTGCGATTTCGTTATCGTCTTCAACTACTAAGCATCTCATTGGGAGTCACCTTTGTTACTAGATTGTTAAATCTGGGCACAGTGTATATCAGGTTTGTTTCTAAACAAAAGTGGTAGTTTTAATGATTTCCCTATTATTACAGACATTTAATTACACTAGTGAGTTCTATTGCGCAGATGAAATTCATTAGCCAAGAATCGAGGTTGCCAACGAGAAATTTTGTTTATATTGGCCGGATTAAAGAGGAGAACGCGAGTATTTTGAATAAAAAAAGCGAACTCCGGGTCAAAGAGTTCGCTTAAGACATGGTTTAAGTAATCTACTTCTCGAGCGCTTAATCTTCGCACGATGCGTGCAAAAATTCCGTCAAAGCATCCGCCGATTACAGAGCTCTTACGTTCCTCTCATCAAGGAAAGAGTTCGAGAGTTTTTAGTAATGAGCGAGTGGGTGCTCGCTCATTACTTGTTAATTTAGTTTATTATCTTTTCAACTGAATAACTTCGTTAAGAAGTTCGTCTGTTGTTGTGATTGTCTTCGCATTGGCTTGGAAACCACGTTGATTTTGGATCATGTTTACGAACTCAGTCGCTAGATCCACTGTAGATCTCTCAAGAGATTTCGCGAACAATTTACCACGGCCTGCTGTGCCCGGGCCACCAACTGAAGCGCCACCTGAATCTCTAGATTCTTTCAAACGGTTGTTACCAACTTTGAAAAGAGCTTCCGGATTTTCGAATTTCGCCAAAGCGATTTGTGCTAAGTCTTGTGCTTGACCGTTTGAGTAAACCGCAGTCAACGTACCTTCATCCGAGAATGACAAGTTCGTGATCGTACCAGCCGCCGCACCGTCTTGATGCCAAGAGATAAGGTCAGAGTTTTTACCGTACTGTTTAGTACCTTCCAAACCTTTACCGCCATCTTTAATAGCGTCACCGAAGTTCAACTTGATTTGTTGGCCTTGAAGAGCGCCACCTTTGAAGTTGAAGTTTGCAGAAGACATCACGTTGCTGTCTAGTTTACCGTCAACCGTGAACTCCAATTTACCAGAGCACACTTCAGACATTTTACCTTCTTCGCCGCCAGTAACTTCTTTACCGTCAACCAAGCCTTTGTATTCCCATTGTCTGTCAGCTGTTTTATTGAAGAACAATGACAACAAGTGCTTGTTACCTTGAGAGTCGTACATCTCAACACCTGTAGAGTAGTGAGAAGTCGAATAAGGATCGTTAACGTCGAATTTTTTAGTCGCTTCCATACGAGAATCCAAGTTAAGGTCCAACTTGATTTCTTTAGTCGCTTTAGCTGGGATCAAGGCGCGAGGGAATTTGATATCCGTCATTTTGTTAACAACGTTACCTTTTTCGTCTGTAGCGAAACCTTGAACTTTTTGATTGTCGTTTGTTACTAGGTAACCTTCGCGGTCAAAGTGGAATGAACCATCACGAGTGTATGATTCGCCATCAGAACCTTTTACTTTGAAGTAACCGTCACCAGAGATAGCAAGGTCAGTTACTTTTTCAGTAGCGTCTACGTTACCTTGAGAAAGAATTGGGTTTACGGCACCGATCTTCACACCGCGACCGATTTGGTTACCACCAAGAATACCTTTTAAGTTTTTAGAGATAATATCTTGGAACTCTGCGCGGCTTGCTTTGAAACCGATAGTGTTGGCATTGGCGATATTGTCACCAATAACTCCAAGGGCTTCGCCCTGTGCAGTCATACCAGACACACCCGTGTACAATGAAGAAAGAATACCCATGTGACCTCCATGTCGTTGACGTCTTCAATCGGAATCCGTCGTTTGGAGGGCCTCCTCTGCGAGGACCAGCCCATTTATTTAGTTTTTCTATCCAAGCCTTGAACACATTCTATGTTCTTAGCTTTTTCACTTTATCTGTCTCTTCGGGACAGCTTCAGTGAGCTTTGCGGTTAAATAACTACTGTGGAATCGATGTTCGTGAATACATTTTCTTTCAATGCATTCTTGTCCATCACAGTGACCACTGTGTTATTCTTCACGCTGACGATCAGTGCAGAGTCATTCATTAATACTAATGAATCCTTTGAACCTTTCGCCGCTGCTCTCGAAATCGCGTCTTGCAGCTTCGTGATATCCTCGGGGCTATAACTGATGCCTCGAGTTTTCATGCGCTCAATCGCGTGATTCGAAAACTTCACTCCTTCAGTAGCTTTTGCAAGCCCTTGCGGATTTACTTGATTCAAGTTCTGCGGTTTATTCAAACCACCGACAGAATCGAGTGTATCCTTGAAGGATGGTCCCGTACCACCCAGATCAGGTTGTTTAACCTTACCCGGTTGACTCGGAACGAGTTGATCGAATGTCTGTATCTTCTTTAAGTCAACCATCTTACTTCACAGTCTCCTTGGCGATCTTTTCCATCATGTCGCGAGATAAACCCACCGTATCCATGATCTTAGATTTTGCCGCAGGAGCTGAAGGAGTGGAAGTCTTTTGTACTTCTACATTCGGCTCTTTTCCAGTTTGCGCTGCGACACTATCTTTCTTCAAGTCTAGGTTTGTAACATCATTTACATTCTGGTCGTTTCTCATAAGACGTGGGTCCGTAATCTTTTTCACGTCACGGAAACGAATCGCTTGGTTACCAACGTTAAGGATTGGGCCTTCTGCAGAATAACTCACGCCTGTGATCACTCCGTCGAAGTCAGTTTTGATACCCATCTTCTTACCGTCGCCAGTTTTTGCTTCTGCTAAGAATTGATATTCACCAGCAGCAGCTTTCATACCTTTTTCGTCTTCACCATTCCACGTCAATTTATTTTCGCCCGCTTTCAAACCTTTCAAGTTGTACGTGCGAACAACGTTACCGTCTGCATCGCGCACTTTGATTTGAACTTCGTTCGCTGCCATTGGCAGATTGAAACGGAAATCGTGATCTTTATCATTCACACCGCGCACAACTTTTGATGAATCACCAGCAACTGCTTTGCCGATTAAGTTCAACGCTTGGAAATTTTCTGAAGGCTTTTGTGCGTTCTTCAATTCCTCAAGTGTTTTGTTCATGTTCTGCATTTGCTCGAGTGACGAGAAGTTCGCCAATTGAGCAGCCATCTCATGTGACTTCATCGGATTCGTTGGATCTTGGTTCTTCATTTGCGCAAGCATCAATTTGAAGAAAGCATCTTTATCCAAATTGGGATTGCCCGCTGTACGAGGTTTTTTCGAAGGATCAATCCAGTTAGGATCAGCAAGTTTATTGGCAACCGAGCCAACATCCTCTTCACCGGTTTTTGCTTTGTCTTGGGCACTGAGTGTGTTCATTGTGTTGTTAGTGCTTTCAGGTTTTGCCTGAGTTGCACCGAACGCATTCACTCCCAATTTCGCATTCACCATTGTCATGTACCTTCTCCTTGTACAAATTATGCTACTAAGTTAAGACCAGAACCTTTACCACTCACCGCTCGTGCTGCCGTCTTTGTTGACGAAGTTTCAAGTGGTTGAAGTGGATCTCTGCCTTTGCCGCCATAACCTTTGATATTTTGGAAATCAGCTAAAGCTTCGCGTCGTCCTTGGTTACCAAAGTTATCGTTAAATTGGTTCCAGAACTGACGAGCTTCCCGATGCTGATTTTGTCCATTCATATTCTGCTGGTTATTTTGTGCAGAATTATCCGTCGATGCGGTATTCACCACATCAATCTTAACATTTTCTACTGACAATTTGTGAGCAGCAAGACTGGTTTTCAGTTCAGCTAGACTAGACTCGATCGTCTTCTTAGCTTCCTGAGTATCCGCCGACATTTGCATGTTCACTTTGCCGTCCTGAAGCATAACTTTCAGATGAATTGTTCCCATACCCTCGGGAGTCATTTCAACTTTCACTTCGCCGCCGCCGTTTTTGATCAAGTATTGTGCTTGATTCATCAACTGCTTCACAGCCGCTTCATTTTCAGCCTTGCCCATCTGCTGCGGAGCCACTGGCGCCATTGGAGCCATCGGATCGAATTTCAAGCTTTCACCTTTGATTGGCGGAGCTTGAAGTCCTTCAAGTCCCGTCATCGTTGACTTGAATTCAGCAGATTTCGTTGTCAGTTTTGTTTTCGCAGATTCTTTATCGCCCGCACTTTGTTGGAAGAAGTCTTTAGCATCCTTCATCAACGAATCGCCTTGCGATTGATTCTGCTGTTGTTGCATGAAATCTTTCATCGCATCTTTTGACTGCACCACATTGTTAGCATTCGGACCTAGTAAAGGCTTTTCTGCTTTTGGTGCTGCAAGAGCTTGCGAGAATTCATCCTTCAACTCTGGAGTTTCTTCCGATGCATTTTCAGCACTCGCTTGAGCGGCTGCCGCTTTCTTCGCAGCTAAGGCCGCTAGAAGAGCCGGTGACATCGCATCTTGCATTTGACCTTGCAGGTGCGGTGGAAGCTCTGGAAGTTTCGCTTGCGGTGCTTGTGGCATCGCAGGTTGAGCTTGCGGAGCTTCAATATCCATCTCTGAAGAATCCATCATGTCCAACGCTGCCGTTGGATCTGCGGAATCATCCATAGTGATATTTTGCATCAGATCACCACTTAGATCAGGCATCGCTGTTTGCGCAACCTTTGTATCTTGGGTCATCCAGAATTTTTTATTTAGGTTATCAACGGCAGAACCCATCAGATCTTGTTTCTGTTGAGCCGCGGCCACGCGCATCTGCATGCCTTGTTGAGACATGCTTGCACCCGCCATCATTTCTGGGGCAGGTTTCTGTTGTGGCGTTTGCTGCAATTGCATAAGCATAGAGGCATACATCGCACGAGCTTTATCAGCTTGCGCGTCGTCAAGACCCAATTGCTCAATCACAGCATCTGCTGTTGTTTCAGGGGATTCTTTAAGTTGGCTGTCGTCCAGCTTCGCCATCGCTTCCACAAGTCGTGTGGGAGGGATCTCAAATTCACTCTCGAAGGAGTCCATGAATTCTTTAATGGCTTGTTGTCGATTCGCCGACTTTTTCTTTAAAGTCCCATCTGGTTTCGCAACCTTTTGTTCCGGCTTCTCATCCGTCGCTTTGCGATTCGTGCTTTCTTTCTCTTGTGGATCTTTTGAATCCTTCGAGTCTTTCGCACTCATCTCTTGTTTCGGATTATCCTTAACCTCTTTCGGTGTCGTCGCTAATTTATCTTGCAACGTCTTTCCGAATGAAGATTCGGTTCCGGAGCCTTTGAAGTTCTGCTCTTTCGCTTTCTCGAGCGTAGACTTCAAATCGGTCGCACCCACCATTTGGGGGCCGACTGTTGATAGCAAGTTACTCCTCCTATCTGCGTTTGTACCCAGCGTACTTCTCAGAAATGATCTGAGCTTTTTCTGGTTTAAGTAAATTCATAATATCAGCAGCATTTTTCTTTTTCATACGACCAAGTATTTCAACGACCAAATCCTCGTCCATTGTCTCGAAGATCTTAGCCGCTTGTGGTGGCTTCATATTCGAGTACATCTGTACCAAGGTATCGATCTTCTGGTCGTCAGCCTTGACACGCTCTTCAAGCATTGAAGAGATCTTGCCGCGCATCTCTTCCAATTCTTTGAGGCGTTTATCAAGTTCGGACTTTTGCGCCTGAAGTTCTGATTCTTGACGATTCAATTCTTCTTCGCGTGCATCTAATTCTTTTTTTCTATCGTTCAATTTCGTCAGGTGATCGATATCTTCTGTTGTTAACGCAGAAGATTTCTTTTCACCGTCAGCGGCTTCGTCTTTTTTCTCTGCAGCTGCGGCTTTTTCTTCTGGTTTGGACGGAACGTTTTCAGCAACCGCTTCACCAGTCATTGTGATTTCTACGCGCTTCACCATGCGCTCAACTTCTTCGTGGTTTTGTACTCCCCACAAAGCAAGAAGCAATCCCATAAAGGAAACAGCCATCATTTTCCAAGGAATCGATTTTTTCTTTTTCTTTTTTGGCCCAGACATTTTCATGCGACGGCGGATCTGTTGCTCGATATCTTCAGAGGCTAAATCAAGATGCAAACGTGGAGCAGCAGGATTCTTACGAAACTTAACTCCGCTATTTTCGTCAGCAGCTTTGCGAGCATTTTTAAAGAATTGATCGTATCCGCTTTTCATCTATCTATGATTCCTTCACAGCTTTGAAGCGCAAGATGGTATTTTCATCCATCTCTTTCTGATCTTGAATAGTTCGTTCCGCTTTGTAGGCCTCGAATTTATTCTCGCGCATCTTCTCCATAATTTTATAGTCTAGAGCCGCTTGTCGCAAAATCTCTCTTTTGGCCTCGACCAATTTCTCGACCTGTTGGACTTTTGCGACCTGATGCGCGATGCGAAGCTTTTGACCTGTAAGGAATTCGTGAATTTGTGAGAGTGCTGGACCTTGGGCCCCGCCAGTCTGAGAAAGCATCCCCATGCGGGCACGCGCTTCTTGGACATCCTGATTCATTTTATCGAGAAGGGCTTGTTCTTCATTCAAAACCGCAACGACATCCTGAAAGTCTTTCTGTGCAAGACTTTCCTTCACCTTACGGTGATCCATCACTTTTTGAAGAGGAAATTTAAATTTCAATTAAGCCCTCGCGCTTCCTGCGCTCTTGCTAAATTATGCGTTAATAAGAATCTGCTGCATCATGCGAACAGTGCTGGTGAAGTTCGTTGGATCTTCGACTCTTTGTTTTAAGAAGTCGTTAACCTGATCGATGACTTTCACAGCTTTATCAATCTTTGGATTTGAACCTGGTTTGTAAGCACCAATGTTAATCAAATCTTCAGCGTCTTTATAAACAGCCAAGGTTTCACGCAGCTTTTGTGCAAGCTTCACGTGCTCTGGCGACGAAACGGCTTTCATCACACGACTTGCACTTTGCATGATATCGATCGCCGGGAAGTGGCCGCGAGCAGCCAAGGCACGACTCAAAACAATGTGACCATCGACGATCGAACGAACAGAGTCCCCGATCGGATCATTCATGTCGTCACCCTCTACGAGGGTTGTATAAAAACCTGTGATACTGCCTTCACCTTCGAAAGAACCTGCGCGCTCCAAAAGTTTTGGCAACGTCGCAAATACTGACGGCGTGTAACCTTTTTGTGAAGGTGGTTCGCCCGTGCTAAGACCGATTTCACGTTGTGCCATTGCAAAACGAGTCACCGAATCCATCATCAGAAGAACGTTTTTGCCCTGTGAACAGAAATACTCTGCCAATGCGGTTGCGACATAAGCACCACGCATACGAAGCAAAGGACTTTGATCACTGGTCACACACACAACCACAGAGCGAGCCATCCCCTCTGGTCCCAAATCATGCTCGATAAATTCGCGAACCTCACGGCCACGTTCACCGATCATCGCGATAACGTTTACGTCAGCGCTGGTGTTTCGAGCCATCATCCCCAAAAGGACGGACTTACCCACACCGGAACCTGCCATAATTGCGACACGCTGACCTAGACCGGCGGTTAATGCCCCGTTAATAGAGCGAATACCAACGTCAATAGGTTGTCTAATAGGTCTGCGGGCCAAAGGATTTCTGACTTCGCTGTATAAAGGGATCTCGCGGAAGTTTTCGACTTCGCCTTTGGAATCTAAAGGACGACCCAAACCATCAACCACACGGCCCAAAAGCTCTTCGCCGGCACGAACGGTTGCGATTTGACGAGAAAGAATAATTTTAGAACCTAAAGCGACGCCTCTCATATCGTTGAGGGCCATCATCAAGACGTGTTTGTCTTTAAAACCAACCACTTCAGCTAAGAACGTTTTTTCTGTTCCCGCTGGAGCGATTTGTACGATACTTCCGACGCTAGCGCCTGGAAGGTAGCCCTTGATAAGCATCCCGTTGACCTCTGTCACCTTACCGCTATCGCGAGTTAAGTGAGTGGTGTCTACAAGATCGGAATACTTTTCAAGGTTCAATTCCAATTCAGACATTAACCAGCAATCCTGTCTTTAACTTTAGGCATATTTTCAGAAAGAGTTTTCCAAAGCTGTTCCACACGTTGTTCAACGCGCGCATCGACTTCGCCGTAGTTCGTTTCCACGATACAACCGCCATCAGCCAATTCAGCATTTGGTTCGAAGTGAATCTTTTTAACGAATTCAAATTCACGGCCTGTTTCTTTTTTCAACTCTTCAAGGAAATCGAATTGTGATTGAGAAACATGAACTGTGATTTCTTCTTCATCTTGCGCCAAAGCAACAGCATCACGAAGGATTTGCACCATCGCCTCGTTGTTACCTTCCAATTGTGTTTTCGCTAGGCGAGCTGCCATCTGGAAAGACAATTTCACAAGGTGAGTTTCATTGAACGTCGCCATTTCCGTCTTTAGTTCTTTCACTGCTAAAAGCAATTGATCCAAAGTCGTCATGCGTTCTGCAATTTCAGCGGATACTTTTTCAAAAGCTTCTTTACGACCTTCTTCAAGGCCCAACTCGTAAGCTTGTTGATAAGCCTGCTCTTGAATCTCTTTTAGTTTTTCAAGAGCTGCCGCTTCAATCTTTTCTTCTTCATTTACTTTTTCAACTTGATCGACGCCCGTTTGCACACGAACGGCATCATTCATGCGGAAATCTGATCCACGTTGTTTTTCGTGGACGTAATTCATCGCCTGCTCTGGAGTGCCTAGGTCAAAACGCATTGGAACGAATTCCAACACGGTTTGATCAGCCAACTCTTTAGAGAGGACAGATTTCGCTTTACGTACTGGAGCGCCATTGCTGGCACCGCTATTAGACCATGGCATCTTCCGAACCGCCTCTTGCAATTAGGATCTTTCCTTCTGCTTCCAAACGACGAGCCGCATTTACGATCTCTTGTTGTGCAGATTCTACGTCTGACAGACGAGAAGGTCCCATGTTCGACAAGTCTTCGCGTAACATCTCTGCCGCACGAGCTGAGATATTTTTGAAAACTTTTGTACGAATTTCTTCGCTTGAAGTTTTGAGCGCAAGCAATAGCTTGTCGTTCGGAACTTCTTTGAGAAGCGTTTGGATACCGCGATCGTCGATTTTGACGATATCGTCGAATACGAACATAAGTTTGCGAATCTCTTCCGCAAGAAGAGGATCTTTCTCTTCCAAGCGTGACATGATCGCTGTTTCTGTATTCTTGTCCATAACGTTGAGCATTTCGGCAACTGGTTGAACACCACCAAGGCTGGCTTGTTCGACTGTTGCTGTATTAGATAATTGATTTTTCAATACGCGGTCGATCTCTGCGATCAACTCTGGGTCCACGTGCTCCAAGTTTGCCATACGCAAAACCACTTCCGCTTGAAGTGCTTCTGGAAGACGTTTTAGAACCTCACCTTTTTTCTCTGGCTCAAGATGCGCAAGGATCACCGCAACAGTTTGCGGATGTTCGTTCACTAGGAACGTTGCCAAAGATTTCGCATCGACCATCTCTAGTGATTCCAAAGAACGCGAACCACCCGATGTGATATTCAAACCACCCAGGATACCGCGGGCACGTTCTTCACCCAAAGCATCTACGATTGTATCTTTCGCAGAGATGTCTTCAGAGAAGATATAGTCTTCAGTTTCAGAGATCATTTCATAGTATTCTTCCAACACACGTTTTGTGACGTGAACTGGAACAACACGCAATTTACTCATTTGATTGATAAGCTTGCGGATGTCGGCATCGTCCATACGACGAAGCAAAACCTTCACCGCATCACGGCCCAAGTAATTGATAAGGATTGCGGCCTTATCAAAACCTTTTAGATTTTCATACTCGATATTCTCGGCCTTATGAAGTTTCATTAGCCATCCTTCCTAACAAGCCACATGCCAAACGCGTTCGCTGCTTTTTCTTCATCACGGCTCATTGATGCCATGATACGGTCTTTCAGCAATTCACTTTCAGCCTTCTCTGGGTCGATAGATTCCTGCAGAACAGGAAGAGCGGTCGACATACCAGGAAGAGAGTTATCAACGGACTGCAATTCTTCCAATTCCTCGATCGTACGTGGCAACATTTCCTCAACAGAGTCTTGGAAGCTGTCTGTAATCCATTGCATGAATGGACGAACCACGATGAAGAAGAACAACGCCAAAGAGAAACCTAGCAAAGCCCATTTGAACAATGCATGGATCAACTTTTTACGCTCAAGCGTCGTCAAGATTTTCTCTGCTTCAGAGAAGTCTTCTGGTTGGAACTGGATCGTTTCGATTTTTACACTGTCACCGCGAGCGGCATTGAAACCGATAGCACTTTTAACAAGGTCTTCGTATTTCTTAACTTCTTCAGCAGAACGAGGTGCCCATTTAGTTTCAGTTGTGCCATCAGGTTTCGTTGTTGTTGTCGCGATTCCATCAACGACAACCGCAACACTGACACGCTCAAGATTGCCGGCAGTTTCTCTGATATTACGAACTGTTTTAGGCACTTCGTAATTCACTGTCTTCAATTCTTTTTTAACGTCTTGTTTGAAACCAACTTGGCCGCTGTTATCTTCAGCACCCGGGATATTTGAACGAGAACCCGGAACACCTGAAGGATTTGTTCTTGCGCCATCCAAAGATTCTTCTTCAGATTGTTGCGATTTGATTGCTGTTTTATCTGGATCAACAAGTTCTTCTACGGAAGAGATCACACGGTGATTCAAAGTCGCATCGACTTTCGCTACCACTTTCGCATGACCAACGACTTTAGAAAGAATGTCTTCAATACGACCTTCAAGATCGCGCTCTACTTTTGCTTTCAAATCTAGCAATTCGTTGGAACCACCCGTTGAACCATCAGAAGTACGAGTCAAAACTTTACCGCGTTCATCAAGAACCGCGACTTTATCTGGGTCCATACCTTCAACGGCATTTGCCACTAGGTAACGGATACCACGAACTTGATCAGGGGAAAGTTCTTTACCTTGGTGAAGTTCAACAACGACAGACGCCGATGGTTGACCGCCTTCTTCAAGGAACGTTTTTTTGTTTGGAAGAGCTAAGATAACTTTAGATTGTTTTACCGCTGTCAAAGTGTTGATGGCTCTCATCAACTCACCTTGAAGAGCACGTTGGTAATTGATTTTCTGAGCGTAAGAGTTCACGCCGAAATCTTGTTTGTCGAAAAGCTCAAGACCGATGTTACCCATTTTTGGAGAACCGATCTCTGCCATCAACGTCATTTGCGTTGAGTGCAAAAGCTCTTTAGGGATTGCGACTGTTTTACCGCCATCACGAAGTTGGAAAGGAATATTTTTTTCGTTCAACTTCGCAACGATAGAAGAAACTTGTTCCGTAGGGATGTTCGTAAACAATGGAACATAGTCTTTACCTGATGCCATGAAAAGCATCGTACACAACGCCACAAGCGCGATAACTGTAACCGCGATGACTGAAAGCCTCTTGGTTGGACCCAGATTTTTAAAGAACTCACGAAACTGGACAACCAATCCACCGAAAATTTTGTTCAAAGCGATCCCCTTCTACTTAGAACTCTGCTGCATCCGAAAACTTTTAAAATAAACTTAGAACTAAACCTGCATCTTCATGACTTCTTGGTA containing:
- the fliG gene encoding flagellar motor switch protein FliG codes for the protein MKLHKAENIEYENLKGFDKAAILINYLGRDAVKVLLRRMDDADIRKLINQMSKLRVVPVHVTKRVLEEYYEMISETEDYIFSEDISAKDTIVDALGEERARGILGGLNITSGGSRSLESLEMVDAKSLATFLVNEHPQTVAVILAHLEPEKKGEVLKRLPEALQAEVVLRMANLEHVDPELIAEIDRVLKNQLSNTATVEQASLGGVQPVAEMLNVMDKNTETAIMSRLEEKDPLLAEEIRKLMFVFDDIVKIDDRGIQTLLKEVPNDKLLLALKTSSEEIRTKVFKNISARAAEMLREDLSNMGPSRLSDVESAQQEIVNAARRLEAEGKILIARGGSEDAMV
- a CDS encoding MotE family protein, translating into MKSGYDQFFKNARKAADENSGVKFRKNPAAPRLHLDLASEDIEQQIRRRMKMSGPKKKKKKSIPWKMMAVSFMGLLLALWGVQNHEEVERMVKRVEITMTGEAVAENVPSKPEEKAAAAEKKDEAADGEKKSSALTTEDIDHLTKLNDRKKELDAREEELNRQESELQAQKSELDKRLKELEEMRGKISSMLEERVKADDQKIDTLVQMYSNMKPPQAAKIFETMDEDLVVEILGRMKKKNAADIMNLLKPEKAQIISEKYAGYKRR
- a CDS encoding FliI/YscN family ATPase, producing the protein MSELELNLEKYSDLVDTTHLTRDSGKVTEVNGMLIKGYLPGASVGSIVQIAPAGTEKTFLAEVVGFKDKHVLMMALNDMRGVALGSKIILSRQIATVRAGEELLGRVVDGLGRPLDSKGEVENFREIPLYSEVRNPLARRPIRQPIDVGIRSINGALTAGLGQRVAIMAGSGVGKSVLLGMMARNTSADVNVIAMIGERGREVREFIEHDLGPEGMARSVVVCVTSDQSPLLRMRGAYVATALAEYFCSQGKNVLLMMDSVTRFAMAQREIGLSTGEPPSQKGYTPSVFATLPKLLERAGSFEGEGSITGFYTTLVEGDDMNDPIGDSVRSIVDGHIVLSRALAARGHFPAIDIMQSASRVMKAVSSPEHVKLAQKLRETLAVYKDAEDLINIGAYKPGSNPKIDKAVKVIDQVNDFLKQRVEDPTNFTSTVRMMQQILINA
- the fliF gene encoding flagellar basal-body MS-ring/collar protein FliF, which encodes MNKIFGGLVVQFREFFKNLGPTKRLSVIAVTVIALVALCTMLFMASGKDYVPLFTNIPTEQVSSIVAKLNEKNIPFQLRDGGKTVAIPKELLHSTQMTLMAEIGSPKMGNIGLELFDKQDFGVNSYAQKINYQRALQGELMRAINTLTAVKQSKVILALPNKKTFLEEGGQPSASVVVELHQGKELSPDQVRGIRYLVANAVEGMDPDKVAVLDERGKVLTRTSDGSTGGSNELLDLKAKVERDLEGRIEDILSKVVGHAKVVAKVDATLNHRVISSVEELVDPDKTAIKSQQSEEESLDGARTNPSGVPGSRSNIPGAEDNSGQVGFKQDVKKELKTVNYEVPKTVRNIRETAGNLERVSVAVVVDGIATTTTKPDGTTETKWAPRSAEEVKKYEDLVKSAIGFNAARGDSVKIETIQFQPEDFSEAEKILTTLERKKLIHALFKWALLGFSLALFFFIVVRPFMQWITDSFQDSVEEMLPRTIEELEELQSVDNSLPGMSTALPVLQESIDPEKAESELLKDRIMASMSRDEEKAANAFGMWLVRKDG
- the fliJ gene encoding flagellar export protein FliJ yields the protein MKFKFPLQKVMDHRKVKESLAQKDFQDVVAVLNEEQALLDKMNQDVQEARARMGMLSQTGGAQGPALSQIHEFLTGQKLRIAHQVAKVQQVEKLVEAKREILRQAALDYKIMEKMRENKFEAYKAERTIQDQKEMDENTILRFKAVKES
- a CDS encoding FliH/SctL family protein — translated: MPWSNSGASNGAPVRKAKSVLSKELADQTVLEFVPMRFDLGTPEQAMNYVHEKQRGSDFRMNDAVRVQTGVDQVEKVNEEEKIEAAALEKLKEIQEQAYQQAYELGLEEGRKEAFEKVSAEIAERMTTLDQLLLAVKELKTEMATFNETHLVKLSFQMAARLAKTQLEGNNEAMVQILRDAVALAQDEEEITVHVSQSQFDFLEELKKETGREFEFVKKIHFEPNAELADGGCIVETNYGEVDARVEQRVEQLWKTLSENMPKVKDRIAG